The following proteins are co-located in the Polymorphospora rubra genome:
- a CDS encoding 3-methyladenine DNA glycosylase — MTVPAATVAVLPPAVWRARRAAHEERVDRWLVPHLARRRTGVKHPVEDFLFTYYSYRPAQLRRWHPGAGVTLDGADVTGFGRDYRAVADGVTVDTGALWQRRGESVAWIHELLTRTAARPAHLGCFGMHEWAMVYRQTQDEVRHNAWPLRLSPAETADTVEANRIRCSHFDAYRFFTAPARPLNLLRPTRETQAANEQPGCLHANMDLYKWAYKLSPLVPAELVADCFELAREIRTLDMRASPYDLAALGCPPVRVETPEGRSEYAVLQRGFADRAALLRARLIAECRRHLPARERSTAVP, encoded by the coding sequence GTGACCGTTCCCGCCGCGACCGTCGCCGTGCTGCCGCCGGCAGTGTGGCGGGCCCGGCGTGCCGCGCACGAGGAGCGCGTCGACCGGTGGCTCGTCCCGCACCTGGCACGCCGCCGCACGGGCGTGAAGCATCCGGTCGAGGACTTCCTGTTCACCTACTACTCGTACCGGCCGGCGCAGCTGCGGCGCTGGCATCCGGGTGCCGGGGTGACGCTCGACGGCGCCGACGTGACCGGGTTCGGCCGCGACTACCGGGCTGTCGCGGACGGGGTGACCGTCGACACCGGGGCGCTGTGGCAGCGCCGGGGCGAATCGGTGGCCTGGATCCACGAACTGCTCACCCGCACCGCCGCCCGGCCGGCCCACCTCGGCTGTTTCGGCATGCACGAGTGGGCGATGGTCTACCGCCAGACCCAGGACGAGGTACGCCACAACGCCTGGCCGCTGCGGCTGTCGCCGGCGGAGACGGCCGACACCGTCGAGGCGAACCGGATCCGGTGCAGCCACTTCGACGCGTACCGGTTCTTCACCGCGCCGGCCCGGCCGCTGAACCTGCTGCGGCCGACCCGGGAGACACAGGCGGCGAACGAACAGCCGGGCTGCCTGCACGCGAACATGGACCTCTACAAGTGGGCGTACAAGCTGTCGCCGCTCGTACCGGCGGAACTGGTCGCGGACTGCTTCGAGCTGGCCCGGGAGATCCGCACCCTCGACATGCGGGCTTCGCCGTACGACCTCGCGGCGCTCGGCTGTCCCCCGGTCCGGGTCGAGACCCCGGAGGGCCGTTCCGAGTACGCCGTACTGCAACGCGGCTTCGCCGACCGCGCCGCACTCCTGCGAGCCCGCCTGATCGCGGAGTGCCGGCGACACCTCCCGGCGCGGGAGAGGTCAACCGCGGTTCCGTAG
- a CDS encoding fumarylacetoacetate hydrolase family protein, with protein MRIARFAHASGMSFGVVEGEPGAGPEGLTVAEIEGHPFGRITFTNQRWALADVRLLSPILPSKVVCVGRNYADHAAEHGAEVPAEPLLFLKPSTSVIGPNDAIRLPAQSKQVEHEAELGVVIGPPGARRADRAAAEKAIFGYVGANDVTARDLQRSDGQWTRAKGFDSFCPLGPWIVTGLDVSDLEVRCEVGRKPEEMEVRQLGRTKDMVFDVPALVSYISHVMTLLPGDVVLTGTPAGVSPVTAGDTVVVRIEGLGELANPVVALD; from the coding sequence GTGCGTATCGCTCGTTTTGCCCATGCCAGTGGAATGTCGTTCGGGGTCGTCGAGGGTGAACCCGGCGCCGGCCCGGAAGGTCTGACCGTCGCCGAGATCGAGGGCCACCCGTTCGGCCGGATCACGTTCACCAACCAGCGGTGGGCGCTCGCCGACGTACGCCTGCTCTCACCGATCCTGCCCAGCAAGGTCGTGTGCGTCGGGCGCAACTACGCCGACCACGCCGCCGAGCACGGCGCGGAGGTTCCGGCCGAGCCCCTGCTCTTCCTCAAGCCGTCGACGTCGGTGATCGGCCCCAACGACGCGATCCGGTTGCCGGCCCAGTCGAAGCAGGTCGAGCACGAGGCCGAACTCGGCGTCGTCATCGGCCCGCCGGGCGCCCGTCGCGCCGACCGGGCCGCCGCCGAGAAGGCCATCTTCGGGTACGTCGGCGCGAACGACGTCACCGCGCGGGACCTGCAACGCTCCGACGGCCAGTGGACACGGGCGAAGGGGTTCGACTCGTTCTGCCCGCTCGGGCCGTGGATCGTCACCGGCCTCGACGTCAGCGACCTCGAGGTCCGCTGCGAGGTGGGGCGCAAACCCGAGGAGATGGAGGTACGCCAGCTCGGCCGGACCAAGGACATGGTCTTCGACGTGCCGGCGCTGGTGTCGTACATCTCGCACGTGATGACGCTGCTGCCCGGCGACGTGGTGTTGACCGGCACGCCGGCCGGGGTGAGTCCCGTCACGGCGGGCGACACCGTGGTCGTACGGATCGAGGGGCTGGGCGAACTGGCCAACCCCGTCGTCGCGCTCGACTGA
- the leuC gene encoding 3-isopropylmalate dehydratase large subunit codes for MVGVTPKPTSPRTLAEKVWDAHVVRSAEGEPDLLFIDLHLLHEVTSPQAFDGLRMAGRRVRRTDLTLATEDHNTPTGYDDPSFNARRGDLLTIADPTSRTQIETLRRNCAEFGVKLHALGDDNQGIVHVIGPQLGLTQPGLTIVCGDSHTATHGAFGALAFGIGTSEVEHVLATQTLPQARPKTMAVNVVGELAPGVTAKDLVLALITQVGTGGGRGHIVEYRGEAIRALSMEGRMTIANMSIEWGAKAGMIAPDETTYAYLKGRPNAPQGADWDAALEYWRSLPTDEGATFDTEVTLDAGRISPFVTWGTNPGQGAALNGAVPAPDDFDNDAERTAAQRALEYMDLRPGTPLRDVPVDVVFVGSCTNGRLEDLRAAADVLRGRKVADSVRMLVVPGSAAVREAAEHEGLDKVFIDAGAEWRFAGCSMCLGMNPDTLRPGERSASTSNRNFEGRQGRGGRTHLVSPPVAAATAVTGRLAAPADL; via the coding sequence ATGGTGGGAGTCACTCCGAAGCCAACATCGCCCAGGACCCTGGCCGAGAAGGTCTGGGACGCTCACGTGGTGCGATCCGCCGAGGGTGAGCCGGATCTGCTCTTCATTGATTTGCATTTGCTCCACGAGGTGACCAGCCCGCAGGCGTTCGACGGCCTGCGGATGGCCGGCCGCCGCGTGCGACGTACGGATCTCACGCTCGCGACCGAGGACCACAACACCCCGACCGGGTACGACGACCCGTCGTTCAACGCCCGCCGCGGTGACCTGCTGACGATCGCCGACCCGACGTCGCGTACCCAGATCGAGACGCTGCGCCGCAACTGCGCCGAGTTCGGCGTCAAGCTGCACGCGCTCGGCGACGACAACCAGGGCATCGTCCACGTCATCGGGCCGCAGCTCGGCCTGACCCAGCCCGGTCTGACGATCGTGTGTGGCGATTCGCACACCGCCACCCACGGCGCGTTCGGCGCCCTGGCGTTCGGCATCGGCACCAGCGAGGTCGAGCACGTGCTGGCGACCCAGACGCTGCCGCAGGCCCGGCCGAAGACGATGGCGGTCAACGTGGTCGGTGAACTGGCGCCCGGCGTCACCGCCAAGGACCTCGTGCTCGCCCTGATCACACAGGTCGGCACCGGTGGCGGCCGTGGCCACATCGTCGAGTACCGCGGCGAGGCGATCCGGGCGCTGTCCATGGAGGGCCGCATGACGATCGCCAACATGTCGATCGAGTGGGGCGCCAAGGCCGGCATGATCGCGCCGGACGAGACGACGTACGCGTACCTCAAGGGACGGCCGAACGCGCCGCAGGGCGCGGACTGGGACGCCGCGCTGGAGTACTGGCGCAGCCTGCCCACCGACGAGGGGGCGACCTTCGACACCGAGGTGACGCTCGACGCGGGCCGGATCAGCCCGTTCGTCACCTGGGGCACCAACCCCGGCCAGGGCGCGGCCCTGAACGGCGCGGTGCCCGCGCCGGACGACTTCGACAACGACGCGGAGCGTACGGCGGCCCAGCGGGCCCTGGAATACATGGACCTGCGGCCCGGTACGCCGCTGCGCGACGTGCCGGTCGACGTGGTCTTCGTCGGCTCGTGCACCAACGGCCGGCTGGAGGACCTGCGGGCCGCCGCCGACGTGCTGCGCGGGCGCAAGGTCGCCGACAGCGTACGGATGCTGGTGGTACCGGGGTCGGCCGCGGTGCGGGAGGCGGCCGAACACGAGGGACTGGACAAGGTCTTCATCGACGCGGGTGCGGAGTGGCGCTTCGCCGGCTGCTCCATGTGTCTGGGCATGAACCCCGACACGCTCCGGCCCGGCGAGCGATCGGCGTCGACGTCCAACCGCAACTTCGAGGGCCGGCAGGGCCGTGGTGGGCGTACCCATCTGGTGTCGCCGCCGGTCGCCGCGGCCACCGCCGTGACCGGCCGTCTCGCCGCTCCCGCCGATCTGTGA
- the leuD gene encoding 3-isopropylmalate dehydratase small subunit — translation MEKFTVHTGGAVPLRRSNVDTDQIIPAVYLKRVTRTGFADGLFSAWREDPAFVLNDSRYSGASILVAGPEFGTGSSREHAVWALRDFGFRAVVSPRFGDIFRGNALKEGLLPVELELTVVEELWARLEADPATPVTVDLTAREVRVGDAAWPFPLDDFSRWRLLEGLDDIGLTLRHESAIGAYEERRLPFLPVVA, via the coding sequence ATGGAAAAGTTCACCGTTCACACCGGCGGCGCGGTGCCACTGCGGCGCTCCAATGTGGATACCGATCAGATCATCCCGGCCGTGTATCTCAAGCGGGTGACCAGAACCGGCTTCGCCGACGGTCTGTTCAGTGCGTGGCGGGAGGATCCCGCATTCGTGCTCAACGATTCGAGGTATTCCGGTGCGTCGATCCTCGTCGCCGGCCCGGAGTTCGGCACCGGGTCGTCCCGCGAGCATGCCGTCTGGGCGCTGCGCGACTTCGGGTTCCGGGCCGTCGTCTCGCCGCGCTTCGGCGACATCTTCCGCGGCAACGCGCTCAAGGAAGGCCTTCTGCCGGTCGAGCTGGAATTGACAGTCGTCGAAGAGTTGTGGGCCCGGCTCGAAGCCGATCCGGCAACGCCGGTGACCGTCGACCTGACCGCCCGCGAGGTCCGCGTCGGCGACGCGGCCTGGCCGTTCCCGCTCGACGACTTCAGCCGTTGGCGGCTGCTGGAAGGCTTGGACGACATCGGTTTGACGCTTCGCCACGAGTCGGCGATCGGCGCCTACGAGGAGCGCCGGCTGCCCTTCCTGCCGGTCGTCGCCTAG
- a CDS encoding HU family DNA-binding protein, with protein MNKAELIEALAARLGDRKTATAALDAVLAEVQAAVTKGDRVALTGFGVFEKRVRGPRTARNPRTGEAVKVKKTAVPAFRPGAGFKDMVASGKAPKATAAARKTAAATKTTTAKAAPATKTAAAKKTTAAKTAAPAKTTAAAKKTTAKAAPAKTVAAKKTAPAKTAAAKKAATKAATKATATKAATKATATKAATKATATKATATKKAAPAKKSAAAAAKKAAATKSTTRTTAAKKAPARKAAARS; from the coding sequence GTGAACAAGGCCGAGCTCATCGAGGCCCTTGCCGCTCGCCTGGGGGACCGGAAGACGGCGACTGCGGCGCTCGACGCGGTTCTCGCAGAGGTCCAGGCGGCGGTCACCAAGGGCGACCGCGTGGCGCTGACCGGTTTCGGAGTCTTCGAAAAGCGTGTGCGGGGACCGCGAACAGCACGCAACCCGCGCACCGGCGAAGCGGTGAAGGTCAAGAAGACGGCGGTGCCGGCGTTCCGGCCGGGCGCCGGCTTCAAGGACATGGTCGCCAGTGGCAAGGCCCCGAAGGCCACCGCCGCGGCACGCAAGACCGCCGCGGCCACGAAGACCACGACCGCGAAGGCGGCCCCGGCCACCAAGACGGCCGCGGCGAAGAAGACCACCGCCGCCAAGACCGCCGCCCCGGCGAAGACCACCGCGGCGGCCAAGAAGACCACCGCCAAGGCGGCGCCGGCGAAGACGGTCGCCGCCAAGAAGACGGCGCCGGCCAAGACGGCCGCCGCCAAGAAGGCCGCGACCAAGGCCGCGACCAAGGCCACCGCCACGAAGGCGGCCACCAAGGCCACCGCGACCAAGGCCGCGACCAAGGCGACCGCGACCAAGGCCACCGCGACCAAGAAGGCCGCGCCGGCCAAGAAGTCCGCCGCTGCCGCGGCCAAGAAGGCCGCGGCGACCAAGAGCACCACCCGCACCACGGCGGCGAAGAAGGCCCCGGCCCGCAAGGCCGCGGCCAGGAGCTGA
- a CDS encoding endonuclease/exonuclease/phosphatase family protein has translation MSVAATALGITLLVDVLRVWLPSIITIFGQAAATPAELMGAFALMWFVLALGAPPLVRLVGARPVLLVAAVVLGGCRAALGATPGGQAQLYVASVGLLAGLVWLAATATAATRPVAGLVLGLATATVLHTALDTLDLTWRADVLSYALTGAVVAVFLALVWRAEPGTEPRTRPGRAAPWLLAGPALLLSGMLAGSPALATTAVSYLYGPGPGTAGTTPLGDTWPAAVTAAAVALFVGAGLARPPRGPVRWLVPVPLLAGTVMFATAVPALLIPAILLTAAGLGACLARSAPASAAPDPAGSAAAAGPAERPGELRSGFAAVGGMVVFAVGAVLYYSAYDLGYPNQWVPVLLALFVAAVAVRTPGPVSVPVRAVRRPALVTAVAAVVTVLAAIAVPNNAVPVREPEPGPVRVVAYNIRMGFGLDGRFDLDGLVDVVAGQRPDVVALSEVDRAWLLNGGHDTLALIADRLGMRYVFAPAADPVWGDAILTRLPVTEARTVRLTALGAPTGAQALATVLDTGIGELVVVSTHLQPPPDDGPVVQAGEVVRFATGYAAGRPLVLAGDFNTQPGDPAFRAFTDAGLVDALAAARPLPTAPADAPDEQIDHIFVSAGLTATDAVAPPSTASDHLAVAVTVDRVRP, from the coding sequence ATGTCGGTTGCCGCCACCGCACTGGGCATCACCCTGCTCGTGGACGTGTTGCGCGTCTGGCTGCCCTCGATCATCACCATCTTCGGCCAGGCCGCCGCCACCCCGGCCGAACTCATGGGTGCCTTCGCCCTGATGTGGTTCGTGCTCGCACTCGGCGCGCCGCCGCTGGTCCGGCTCGTCGGGGCCCGCCCGGTGCTGCTGGTCGCCGCCGTCGTGCTCGGCGGCTGCCGGGCCGCCCTCGGTGCCACCCCGGGCGGTCAGGCCCAGCTCTACGTGGCCAGCGTCGGCCTGCTCGCCGGACTGGTCTGGCTCGCCGCCACCGCGACCGCCGCCACCCGCCCGGTCGCCGGGCTCGTTCTCGGCCTGGCGACGGCGACCGTCCTGCACACCGCGCTGGACACCCTCGACCTCACCTGGCGCGCCGACGTGCTGTCGTACGCGCTCACGGGCGCCGTCGTCGCCGTGTTCCTCGCCCTGGTGTGGCGGGCCGAACCCGGCACCGAACCCCGCACCCGGCCGGGCCGGGCCGCGCCGTGGCTGCTCGCCGGCCCGGCACTGCTGCTCTCCGGCATGCTCGCCGGATCACCGGCGCTGGCCACCACCGCGGTGTCCTACCTGTACGGTCCCGGACCCGGGACCGCCGGCACCACCCCGCTGGGCGACACCTGGCCGGCGGCGGTCACCGCGGCGGCGGTGGCGCTCTTCGTCGGCGCCGGGCTGGCCCGCCCGCCCCGGGGCCCGGTCCGCTGGCTGGTGCCCGTTCCGCTGCTGGCCGGTACGGTCATGTTCGCCACCGCGGTGCCCGCGTTGCTGATTCCGGCGATCCTGCTGACCGCCGCCGGCCTCGGCGCCTGTCTCGCCCGGTCCGCCCCCGCGTCCGCCGCCCCGGACCCCGCCGGTTCCGCCGCTGCCGCCGGGCCGGCGGAACGACCGGGGGAGCTGAGGAGCGGGTTCGCCGCCGTGGGCGGGATGGTGGTCTTCGCCGTCGGGGCGGTGCTCTACTACTCCGCCTACGACCTCGGCTACCCCAACCAGTGGGTCCCGGTGCTCCTGGCACTGTTCGTCGCGGCGGTCGCGGTGCGGACACCCGGACCCGTATCCGTACCGGTCCGCGCGGTGCGCCGGCCCGCCCTGGTGACCGCGGTCGCCGCCGTCGTGACCGTGCTCGCCGCGATCGCCGTACCGAACAACGCGGTGCCGGTCCGCGAACCGGAACCCGGCCCGGTCCGGGTGGTCGCCTACAACATCCGGATGGGCTTCGGGCTCGACGGGCGGTTCGACCTCGACGGCCTGGTCGACGTCGTCGCCGGGCAGCGGCCGGACGTGGTGGCGCTCAGCGAGGTCGACCGGGCCTGGCTGCTCAACGGCGGCCACGACACGCTGGCACTGATCGCCGACCGGCTCGGCATGCGGTACGTGTTCGCGCCCGCCGCCGATCCCGTGTGGGGCGACGCGATCCTGACCCGGCTGCCGGTGACCGAGGCCCGCACCGTGCGGCTGACGGCCCTCGGCGCCCCCACCGGGGCGCAGGCGCTGGCCACCGTACTCGACACCGGCATCGGCGAACTGGTGGTCGTCTCCACCCACCTCCAGCCGCCACCGGACGACGGGCCGGTCGTCCAGGCCGGCGAGGTGGTCCGGTTCGCCACCGGGTACGCCGCCGGGCGACCGCTGGTGCTCGCCGGCGACTTCAACACCCAGCCGGGCGACCCCGCGTTCCGGGCGTTCACCGACGCCGGCCTCGTCGACGCGCTCGCGGCGGCCCGGCCGCTGCCGACCGCGCCGGCCGACGCCCCGGACGAGCAGATCGACCACATCTTCGTGTCGGCCGGTCTGACGGCCACCGACGCCGTCGCCCCGCCCAGCACCGCCTCCGACCACCTCGCGGTCGCCGTCACCGTGGACCGCGTCCGGCCGTGA
- a CDS encoding NUDIX hydrolase gives MAAVTVPVRAAGGVVWRPVGAGEVEVCVVHRPRYDDWTLPKGKLEPGEHPLLAAVREIAEEADVRGVPQVRLPGIRYAMRDGTPKSVDYWSVRAVDRGGFQHETEVDALRWLPVGAAAGLLTYAHDAAVVREFAVLPRVTAVLAVVRHARAGKRATWTGPDVARELDAAGRAQAAGLAELLAVVRPERLLSAAPRRCVQTLAPLAGRLDLPIEVDSGFDEPLPGQDGDENALAAAGRLVELATAGRRAVVCTQGKVLPAALAGLTGGDVGDHHTPKGTGWLLAFAGERLVGADRLDPAAV, from the coding sequence ATGGCTGCCGTGACCGTCCCGGTCCGCGCCGCGGGTGGCGTGGTGTGGCGGCCGGTTGGCGCCGGCGAGGTCGAGGTCTGTGTGGTGCACCGGCCCCGCTACGACGACTGGACGCTGCCCAAGGGCAAACTCGAACCGGGCGAGCATCCGCTGCTCGCGGCGGTCCGGGAGATCGCCGAGGAGGCGGACGTGCGCGGCGTGCCGCAGGTCCGGTTGCCGGGCATCCGGTACGCGATGCGCGACGGTACGCCGAAGTCGGTCGACTACTGGTCGGTGCGGGCCGTCGACCGTGGTGGTTTCCAGCACGAGACCGAGGTCGACGCGTTGCGTTGGCTGCCGGTCGGGGCCGCGGCGGGACTGCTGACGTACGCGCACGACGCGGCCGTCGTACGCGAATTCGCCGTGCTGCCCCGGGTGACCGCCGTTCTGGCCGTCGTACGGCACGCCAGGGCCGGCAAACGCGCGACCTGGACCGGTCCGGACGTGGCCCGGGAGCTGGACGCGGCCGGCCGGGCCCAGGCGGCCGGGCTGGCCGAACTGCTGGCCGTGGTCCGGCCGGAGCGGCTGCTGTCGGCGGCGCCGCGGCGGTGCGTGCAGACGCTCGCTCCGCTCGCCGGCCGGCTCGACCTGCCGATCGAGGTCGACTCGGGCTTCGACGAGCCGCTGCCGGGCCAGGACGGTGACGAGAACGCCCTGGCCGCCGCCGGCCGTCTGGTGGAGCTGGCGACGGCCGGACGGCGGGCCGTGGTGTGCACGCAGGGCAAGGTGCTGCCGGCGGCGCTGGCCGGCCTGACCGGTGGTGACGTCGGCGACCACCACACGCCGAAGGGCACCGGCTGGCTGCTGGCGTTCGCCGGTGAGCGCCTGGTCGGCGCCGACCGCCTCGACCCGGCCGCCGTCTGA